In Cryptococcus neoformans var. neoformans B-3501A chromosome 3, whole genome shotgun sequence, the DNA window GGTGGGTAAAGTGAAGAGTGTCTGCCGGGCGGACAGGACCAATGTCATCGATACCAATGTTTACAGAAGAGAACCTTTTCATCAATGAAACAGAAGACTTTCGATACAAAGCTGAATTCTATCTGATATATAAAAAATAAGTAAAAGCACTTTTATGGCAATATAAAGTATGAGGGTTCCACGACGAGGCCACAGGTTATATCACTATGGTACATATGCATGCTGTGTTGCTTGAAGATTCTTCGAACGAAAGAAATTTCCAATATGTACAAAAACAAGTAAATCCTGTTTGTTGGATACAGATCTATTTAAAGTTCGAAGAGACCCATAAATAAGATCAAATCATGAGTAGGCTCAGAATCAATCCGAAGGGCGGGGTCAGCAGATGCTTGAAACAATCCGCCTCTGGTTGCATGACGCGTCATGCAGGccatcagcttcttctttttcgtccTGCACATGATGCCAGCAGCACACTGTCTGACGTCAGGGTGGCGTGTTGACAATGAACCTTGCTAGACCACACCATGAAGGGAGGGTTGGCAGAATATAGTGAGGGTTGGCAGAATATAAGTACCATGCCTGATGGACGTACATGTTTATCGCCTCCCAAAGATAATCAGCCTTAAGAGTAATTATCCTAAGAGTATTTATCCTTCTTTACAAAGTTCAGCATCCAACGAGCAACACATAACACCAATCGCAATGTTTGACAGTGTGTTATCAGCTTGACCCTTTTGGGTGTGACTGTTGACAGTGCCATCAGAGCTCCGAGCCAAGATCTCTTCCCACCATGGCTCTCACCCTCTCGCCAAACAGCGCAAAGACTTCCTAGCGGTCAATGCTGCCACCCCTCTTGAGCACAAAGCTCACTTCACTCATGAGGTCGTCGGAGCTGCCGCGGCATATGAGGCATTCCACGCTTTCGAGAACAATAGCGCACATGCCGAAAACGGTTCCAAAGTTACTCACGCCAGAGCAAAAGAGGTCAGGGCATCGATTATCATTTGAATCGCAGAAAATGCTAAAGGTGTTGTGGCATAGATCATCGCAGGTCTCGCAACAGGTTACGTTGTAAAGCTTgtcgaggaaaagaagctcCCTTTCAGTATGTTTCTCTCCCGTGATTCCACTTCCTGCGTGTTGGCTGACATTGCGTAGCGTCCGATAAGGATAAAGCAAGGTTCATTTCGGCTGCCCAGATAGATGCCGTCCGCGATGCCAAACGAGCTATCCGGGAATCGGGTTTGTACAATGCTCATGAGCTTGAGGCAATTGACAAGGACGAGAAGCACGCGGCTCAAGTTCTCTGAGGTTGAAGCTGATTATTGTAATATTATCGCTGTAACATAGTTATGATTAATATGAGAAGTAATGTCCTTTGATGAATGATTCGATTGATGTTTATTTGGATCTTGCTAAATGGAGTGGCGAACAGAAATTGGAAGTTGATGGAAAGTGAAGATAAGAAGTGCCACTCAAATACTATCGCCGAATTGCCGGCATCTCGAAGCTGGACGACCATTCTGTACAGCGCTTAGGTCAGTGGTGGAATGGTCAACTTAAGCGTGCAAACGTATTTTCGTCAACAAGTTATATTGCCAGAGTCAGACTCTCTATACCCCAAGAAAGCTCCTATTCAATTACACACGAAAAACGATCGAGTTCGCCTACCAAATCTCTTTGTTGACCTCACTTAAAACCTAATACACCTGTCACTATGGCCGACGTTGAAATGAACGGCAAGAGCAAGGACCTTTCTTGGGCCGCCAAGTGTGCGTAATCTTGACGCTACATCCAGCATCTATATGAATTCAATAGGTGTTATTCGCTGACTTTGTTTTGTTGGTGATAATAGCTGTCGAAGGATGGAATATCTTTGTCACTGGGCTACATGAAGAAGCTACCGAGGAGGACGTTCAGGATTTTTTTGCGGACTTTGGATCTATAAAGCAGGTCAACATGCCATTGAACAGACGGACGGGTTACGTTATGGTGGGTCTATTCCATTGAAACGCCGCATGG includes these proteins:
- a CDS encoding hypothetical protein (Match to ESTs gb|CF193036.1|CF193036, gb|CF191787.1|CF191787, gb|CF191637.1|CF191637; HMMPfam hit to RRM_1, RNA recognition motif. (a.k.a. RRM, RBD, or RNP domain), score: 82.6, E(): 1e-21); the protein is MADVEMNGKSKDLSWAAKSVEGWNIFVTGLHEEATEEDVQDFFADFGSIKQVNMPLNRRTGYVMGYAIIEYNDRENAERAIAEADGTTFLEQTIHVTFAFAKAPQGGAQRREGKVRELSPTRR